DNA from Arthrobacter sp. StoSoilB19:
GATCCACAGCAGATTGAGGCAGGCTATCCATACGAGCGTGTCAAAAAATGAGTAGGCGCGCGCACTCAAGGTTCCGGACAGCATGCCGCAATCCCCCTTCTCCATCGTTGCAGAGGCGAAGCGGAAAGTGGTCCGCATCACGCCAGTAATCGGTTCCTCGAAAATCTAGCCCTCCCTCCACACCCGGGTCAAGCGGGATTTTGAATCGTTACATAGCTGGACGGGGGACGCCTGCATACCGCACACTAAAAGGTGGAAAGCGCTTGCTGGACTGCTGCGCACCTCGATGCTGGTACCCGCAGGCCGGTGCCCGGGCAGAACGGAGAACCATTGGGAACAGCAACGGAAGCCGCCGGCGGCGGCGCCGGGACAGTCGCCGCACCTGCTGCGGCAAGGATTGCCCTGGTGGGGGTGCACGGCTTTGGCACCCATCACCTTCGGAACCTCGAACGCCTCCAGGCGGCCGGGAGCGTTGAACTGGTGGCCGTGGCGGACCCGCAGCCGCCGGCACCCGGCGCCGTCCCGCCGTCGGCCGCTGTTTACCAGGGGCTCGATGACCTCCTCGAGGCGACCCGGGACCTGGACCTGATCATTGTGGCTACGCCCATCCAGACCCATGCCCCGCTGGCCCTGGCCGCCCTCTCAACGGACGCTGAGCTGTACCTGGAGAAGCCTCCCGTGGCCTCCCTCGTGGACTTCAACCGGCTGTGTTCGGCGGCATCGCAACCGCGCCGGGAGGTACAAATCGGCTTTCAAAGCCTCGGCTCGCACGCCCTGAAAGCCATCGAAGAACTGGTTGCCGCCGGAACCATCGGAACCCTGGAAGGCATCTCCGCCACCGGCCGCTGGGTGCGGGACAAGGCCTACTTCAAGCGCTCCCGCTGGGCGGGAAAACGGAGCATCAATGGGGTGGACGTGGTGGATGGTGTTGCCACCAATCCACTTGCGCACGCCGTGGCAACCGCGCTGCGGATTGCCGGGGCGCGCACCACCGCGGACCTCGCTTCCGTGGAGACCGACCTGTACCGTGCCAACGACATCGAGTCGGATGACACGTCCGTGATCCGGATCCGCACCGCTACGGGCCTGCCGATCACCTGCGCCCTGACCATCTGCGCGTCGGAATCCGTGGAGCCCTATGTCACCCTTCAGGGCTCGGCCGGCAGTGCGGTGTTCCACTACACCGAGGACCGGCTCACCATCGAGACGGCGTCCGGGCGCACGGAGGAGACCTACGGCCGCGACGACCTGACGGAGAACCTCCTGGCCCACCGTGCCCACGGCGTTCCGCTGATCAGCAGCCTGGTGGACAGCGGGGCGTTCATGCTGGTGCTTGAGGCCGTCAGGACAGCACCGCGTCCCGTTCCCATCGATCCAGCGCAAGTCCGGTGGGAAGGCGAAGGCGATGCAGCCCATGCCGTGGTGGTTGGCATCGAGGACGCCCTGGAGCGCGCGGGCCGGCAGCATGCCACGTTCAGTGAGCTTGGCCTCCCCTGGGCTGCCGCCAAACCAACTTCCTTCGAAATCCCGGCCTCATGAGGGGCGTGGAGGAAGCCCCAGACCGCGAGGCCGCAGCGATTTCGGAAGACGCAGGGCAGCTCCACGCCATCAACCTCCTGACGGACGGGCTTGCCTCGTGCCTGACCGCCGCACTGTCACCTCAGTTCAGCTGGCAGCTGGGGCAGGGCGACGACGGCGATCCCGCCATTGCGCGGCAGACCGGCTACGAGCTTGAGGTCCAGGATGCCCCGGGCGCCGTGCTGTGGAACTCGGGGCAGGTGCCGGCCTCCTCCCAGCGTGGGGTTCCGTACGGCGGTTCCCGCCTTGACGAGGACACCGACTACGCCTGGCGCGTGCGCATCCGGGACGCCACCGGTGTCCCCGGTCCCTGGTCCGCCCTCCAGCCCTTCAGCACCGGCCTCACGGACAGTTCGTGGCGGGCCGGCTGGATGGGACGCGTCCCGGGTGGACGGGCCCCGCTGGAAGTGCTCGACCACGCACTCCGGGTGGCAGGTTCCCCCTTCCTCCCTGTTCCCTGCCCTGCGCTGCCCAGCTTCCGGATTGACGCCCGGGTACGCCCCGTGATGGGCCGGGCCGGCCTGCTCCTGCGCAGCAGCGGCCCCGGCACCGGCCTGCTGCTGGAACTGGGCGCCACGGGGAAAGTGGTGCTCCGCCACGCCCCTGCATGGGAGATCCCCTCCCCCGCGGCTCCGGAGACGGCATTAATAGCCAGCGCCCAGGCCACCAACGCGGCGTCCGGCACCTGGCGGAACCTTGCGGTCAGCGATGATGGCCGGATCATCCGCGTCGCCGTGGACGGCGCCGAACTGCTGGCGGTTGACCTCCCTGTTGACGAAGGCGGCGCAGCCATGCTTGCGCTGCACCAGGGCCCGCGGAGCCAGGCCGAGTACGCCTCCCTGCGCGTCGCCGGGACTGCCGGTGGACGCGAAAACCTGCTGCTGGACCACCGTTTCGACACGGACGCTGACCAGGCCCTGGCATGCCTGGCGCACTGGCCCCGAACCACCCTTCACCGCCAGCCGGATGAGTGGACCCTGTTCCGGACCACCTTCACACTCGGCGGGACCGTGCGGCGTGCCCGGCTCTACGCCGCAGCCCACCATCACGGCCAGTTCTCCGTGGCAGGAACGCACTGCCTCAGCACCACCTCGTTCGGCTACCCCGGCGAGGGCTATTACGACGCCGCCGACCTTACGGAGCTCCTCGCCGGACACCCCACGGACACGCCCGTGCCGGTGACGGCCCTGCTTCACTGGTACGGCCCGGGCCAAGGCCGCGCCGCCGGCATCCCCGGCCTCCTGGTCCGGCTCACCGTGGACTACGACGACGGGCGCCGGGAAATCCTTGCCTCGGGCCCTGGCTGGTCCGCCGGCGAGGCGCCGTACCGCCAGGCCGGCTACCGCAACGACGAGGGCGATCCCGTCGAGCACCTCGACGGACAGGCAGCCGCGTCCCTTGACGCGGCTTTTGACCTGCCGGCCGCCATCCCCATTGCCGGCCACCCGTCGTCGGACTTTCCCCGGCTGCACCCCCGCAGGACCTTCCTTGCCGGCGGGTTCGTGGCGCCACGGCAGTTCCTGACGGCCGACGACGGCACAATGGTTGCCGACTTTGGCCAGGTCATCGCCGCGCGGCCGGAGGTGGACTTCCTGGACGGGGTGCCCGGGCGCACCGTGATGCTCCGGGCCGGCTACGTCCTGCGCCCCGATGGCAGGGTGGACGCCGGGAAGACCGCCAGCCAGAACACCGACATGTCCTTCCCCTACACCCAGGCTTCCGGGCCCCAGCAGTACCGGGCCTCAGTGCATCTGGGCTTCCGCTACCTGGAGCTTCCCGGCGTGGATGCCGCGGAAGTCTCACGCGTTGGCGCCGCCATCGTCCATGCCAGCCACCCCGCCGAGGGCAGCTTCAGCAGTTCGGACCCAACCCTGGACGCGGTGTTCGGCCTGCTCCGCGATTCTGCGCTGCATGGCATCCAGGAACAGTTCGTGGACACTCCCACCCGGGAAAAAGGCCAGTTCCTGGCCGACGCCGCGAACATTTCCTATGCCACCATGGCGCTGTTCGGCGAACACGCCTATACGGCGCAGGCGCTGCGGGAGTTCGCCTGGTCAGCCTGCCGCTATTGGCATGACGGGGAGGAGAAGGGGCGCTACAACGCTGTCTATCCCAACGGCGACGGGAAGCGCGACATCCCCGATTTTTCCCTGATGCTGCCGGAATGGGCGGAGGAGTACCACCTGCGCACGGGTGACCTTGCCCTGGTCCGGGAGTTGCTGCCGCACCTGCGCGACACGGCCGACTATGCGCTCCGGTACATTCCGGCGGAGGGCCCGACGGCGGGACTGGTCACCAGGCTGGGCGGCGGCTCCGGACCCTACCTGCACGGCATCGTCGACTGGCCGGCGCCCGGCCGGTTCGGCTACGACATGGACTGCGCGGCCAAAACCACCGTCAACGCCCAGGCCTACTCGGCCCTGGTGTCCACCGCCCGGCTCTGCGGCGCGGCCGGCGACCAGGACGCGGCGGCCCACTATGCCGGCATGGCCCGCACCCTGGCCGGCGCGATCCGCAGCCGGCTGCGCGTTGGCGGGGTGATGGTGGACGGGCTCCACGAGGACGGGACACCCAGTTCCCACGCTTCCCAGCACGCCACGTCCTTCCCGCTGTCGCTCGGCATCACTGACCCCGCCTATGCTGCTGCGGATGCCGCCCGGATTGCCGGAATGGGAATGCGGCAGGGACCCATGACGGTCCACCGGCTGGTCCGCGCGCTGGTGGACCAGGGCATGACGGACGCCGTGCTGGACCTGCTCACCGGCAAGGGGCAGCCCGGCTGGGCACGGCTCCTGGACCGCGGGGCCACCTTCACGTGGGAGGCGTGGGACCTGGTTGACGGCAGCGACTACAGCCAGTCGCATGCCTGGTCCGCGTCCGTGCTCAAGGAGATCCTTGAGCACCTGCTCGGCATCCGGTACGCCGTGGC
Protein-coding regions in this window:
- a CDS encoding Gfo/Idh/MocA family oxidoreductase; protein product: MGTATEAAGGGAGTVAAPAAARIALVGVHGFGTHHLRNLERLQAAGSVELVAVADPQPPAPGAVPPSAAVYQGLDDLLEATRDLDLIIVATPIQTHAPLALAALSTDAELYLEKPPVASLVDFNRLCSAASQPRREVQIGFQSLGSHALKAIEELVAAGTIGTLEGISATGRWVRDKAYFKRSRWAGKRSINGVDVVDGVATNPLAHAVATALRIAGARTTADLASVETDLYRANDIESDDTSVIRIRTATGLPITCALTICASESVEPYVTLQGSAGSAVFHYTEDRLTIETASGRTEETYGRDDLTENLLAHRAHGVPLISSLVDSGAFMLVLEAVRTAPRPVPIDPAQVRWEGEGDAAHAVVVGIEDALERAGRQHATFSELGLPWAAAKPTSFEIPAS
- a CDS encoding family 78 glycoside hydrolase catalytic domain: MEEAPDREAAAISEDAGQLHAINLLTDGLASCLTAALSPQFSWQLGQGDDGDPAIARQTGYELEVQDAPGAVLWNSGQVPASSQRGVPYGGSRLDEDTDYAWRVRIRDATGVPGPWSALQPFSTGLTDSSWRAGWMGRVPGGRAPLEVLDHALRVAGSPFLPVPCPALPSFRIDARVRPVMGRAGLLLRSSGPGTGLLLELGATGKVVLRHAPAWEIPSPAAPETALIASAQATNAASGTWRNLAVSDDGRIIRVAVDGAELLAVDLPVDEGGAAMLALHQGPRSQAEYASLRVAGTAGGRENLLLDHRFDTDADQALACLAHWPRTTLHRQPDEWTLFRTTFTLGGTVRRARLYAAAHHHGQFSVAGTHCLSTTSFGYPGEGYYDAADLTELLAGHPTDTPVPVTALLHWYGPGQGRAAGIPGLLVRLTVDYDDGRREILASGPGWSAGEAPYRQAGYRNDEGDPVEHLDGQAAASLDAAFDLPAAIPIAGHPSSDFPRLHPRRTFLAGGFVAPRQFLTADDGTMVADFGQVIAARPEVDFLDGVPGRTVMLRAGYVLRPDGRVDAGKTASQNTDMSFPYTQASGPQQYRASVHLGFRYLELPGVDAAEVSRVGAAIVHASHPAEGSFSSSDPTLDAVFGLLRDSALHGIQEQFVDTPTREKGQFLADAANISYATMALFGEHAYTAQALREFAWSACRYWHDGEEKGRYNAVYPNGDGKRDIPDFSLMLPEWAEEYHLRTGDLALVRELLPHLRDTADYALRYIPAEGPTAGLVTRLGGGSGPYLHGIVDWPAPGRFGYDMDCAAKTTVNAQAYSALVSTARLCGAAGDQDAAAHYAGMARTLAGAIRSRLRVGGVMVDGLHEDGTPSSHASQHATSFPLSLGITDPAYAAADAARIAGMGMRQGPMTVHRLVRALVDQGMTDAVLDLLTGKGQPGWARLLDRGATFTWEAWDLVDGSDYSQSHAWSASVLKEILEHLLGIRYAVAGGTEVVVEPPLCRLEHARGSVPTGNGYVQAGWHRRGGLVELECTIPPGTTAIVRLPDGAYGVKGPSADAVVVPSVPLLAAAGAAREFRVHTGTWTFTAR